A genomic segment from Yimella sp. cx-51 encodes:
- the gcvH gene encoding glycine cleavage system protein GcvH: MSELDYPADLRYTSDHEWVQDKGDGVVRIGITSFAQDALGDVVYVSTPTVGDTLSAGDSCGEVESTKSVSDLYAPLEGEVTAVNEQLEATPELVNSDPYGEGWMYELKLADADAAGELLDVDAYKASLS; this comes from the coding sequence ATGAGCGAGCTCGACTACCCGGCCGACCTTCGTTACACGAGCGACCACGAATGGGTGCAGGACAAGGGCGACGGTGTCGTGCGCATCGGCATCACCTCTTTCGCACAGGACGCGCTCGGCGATGTCGTCTACGTGAGCACGCCGACCGTGGGCGACACCCTGTCGGCGGGCGACTCGTGCGGCGAGGTCGAGTCGACCAAGTCGGTGAGCGACCTCTACGCGCCCCTCGAGGGCGAGGTCACCGCGGTCAACGAGCAGCTCGAGGCCACGCCCGAGTTGGTCAACTCCGACCCCTACGGCGAGGGCTGGATGTATGAACTCAAGCTGGCCGACGCCGATGCTGCTGGCGAACTGCTCGACGTCGACGCCTACAAGGCATCGCTGAGCTGA
- a CDS encoding DUF881 domain-containing protein: protein MSQQQDDSTPTSGQGPVSTKSQGWGRLARMGRPRLTKANLLSTVLALLLGFAMVTQVQQYRASGLENMRQEDLVTLLDGVNQQGNKLGQDIDRLTRTRDSLRSGGGDAAAVKAAEDRLAALGILAGTMPATGPGIEITVTDPSSKISANNMLDTVQELRDAGAEAIQIGSVRVVANSWFGTSLEGKLIVDGHVLTGPYVVRAIGDSHTMSTALAIPGGVVETLRQLGISAAVQSKSSIAVTALRSEKTPGYAQPDTSPR, encoded by the coding sequence ATGAGCCAGCAACAGGACGACTCCACTCCCACCTCTGGTCAGGGCCCGGTCAGCACCAAGTCGCAGGGCTGGGGACGCCTGGCCCGCATGGGCCGGCCACGCCTGACCAAGGCCAATCTGCTGTCGACAGTGCTCGCGCTGCTGCTCGGGTTCGCGATGGTCACCCAGGTGCAGCAGTACCGTGCCTCGGGCCTGGAAAACATGCGTCAGGAAGACCTCGTGACGCTGCTCGACGGTGTCAACCAGCAGGGGAACAAGCTCGGTCAGGACATCGACCGGCTCACCCGCACCCGCGACTCGCTGCGTTCCGGCGGCGGTGACGCCGCAGCGGTCAAGGCCGCCGAAGACCGTCTCGCGGCGCTCGGCATCCTCGCCGGCACCATGCCGGCGACCGGCCCGGGCATCGAGATCACCGTGACTGATCCCTCGAGCAAGATCTCCGCCAACAACATGCTCGACACCGTCCAGGAGTTGCGGGACGCCGGCGCCGAAGCGATCCAGATCGGCTCGGTGCGGGTGGTGGCGAACAGTTGGTTCGGCACCTCGCTCGAAGGCAAATTGATCGTCGATGGGCACGTGCTGACCGGCCCTTATGTCGTTCGCGCGATCGGCGACTCCCACACCATGTCGACCGCCCTCGCCATTCCCGGTGGAGTCGTGGAGACGTTGCGCCAGTTGGGAATTAGCGCCGCCGTGCAGTCGAAGAGCTCAATTGCGGTGACTGCGTTGCGGTCCGAGAAGACGCCTGGATACGCTCAGCCGGACACATCACCGCGATAA
- a CDS encoding small basic family protein, with product MIPALGLVAGLVLGVVLSPDVPLWLQPYLPIAVIAALDAVFGAVRAVLDGIFDDKVFVVSFLSNVLVAAFIVFLGDQLGVGSQLSTGVVVVLGLRIFSNVASIRRHLFHA from the coding sequence GTGATTCCTGCTCTCGGCCTGGTGGCCGGTCTCGTGCTCGGTGTCGTGTTGTCCCCGGACGTCCCGCTGTGGCTGCAGCCGTATCTGCCGATCGCCGTCATCGCCGCGCTCGACGCAGTGTTCGGCGCGGTGCGAGCGGTGCTCGACGGCATCTTCGACGACAAGGTCTTCGTCGTGTCGTTCCTGTCCAACGTGTTGGTCGCCGCCTTCATCGTCTTCCTCGGTGACCAGCTGGGAGTCGGTTCGCAACTGTCGACGGGTGTGGTCGTCGTGCTGGGTCTGCGCATCTTCAGCAATGTTGCCTCCATCCGTCGACACCTCTTCCACGCATGA
- a CDS encoding DUF881 domain-containing protein, whose translation MSLINDVIRHPLDPAYEAEAQKRRAAGLPPSSGTHSPLLVLAVFLIGFGLAMSAMALRVPLGEAKKTHDQLVSRINDGQKLIDTRSGSVKSLDGEIARLQDSALARSNKPDVSNDLRDLETLTGAVAVTGAGGVLTVKDSTGAGTDAQGDPRSGSSDTGRVSSSDLQVVVNGLWQAGAEAISINGQRLTSLSAIRFAGQAILVNFRPLVPPYAISAIGPSTMYADFQKNSGGTYLAGLTKGFGISSAYDARKNLSIPAAPSVALNYARSAKENK comes from the coding sequence ATGAGCCTCATCAATGACGTCATCCGGCATCCGCTCGACCCCGCGTACGAGGCGGAAGCGCAGAAGCGCCGGGCCGCGGGCCTGCCGCCGTCGTCCGGCACCCACTCGCCCCTGCTCGTGCTCGCGGTCTTCCTCATCGGCTTCGGCCTGGCCATGAGCGCCATGGCGCTGCGGGTGCCGCTGGGCGAGGCCAAGAAGACCCATGACCAACTCGTCTCGCGGATCAACGACGGTCAGAAGCTGATCGACACCCGCTCCGGCTCGGTGAAGTCGCTCGACGGCGAGATCGCTCGGCTGCAGGACTCCGCCCTGGCCCGGAGCAACAAGCCGGACGTCAGCAATGACCTGCGCGACCTGGAGACCCTCACCGGGGCGGTCGCGGTCACCGGAGCCGGGGGAGTGCTCACGGTGAAGGACTCCACCGGTGCCGGCACGGACGCGCAGGGCGACCCACGCAGTGGTTCTTCCGATACCGGCCGGGTCAGCTCCTCCGACCTGCAGGTGGTCGTCAACGGGTTGTGGCAGGCCGGCGCCGAGGCCATTTCGATCAACGGCCAACGGCTGACCTCGCTCAGCGCGATCCGGTTCGCGGGGCAGGCGATCCTGGTCAACTTCCGTCCACTCGTGCCGCCCTACGCCATCTCGGCGATCGGACCCTCGACGATGTACGCCGACTTCCAGAAGAACAGTGGCGGCACCTACCTGGCCGGTCTGACGAAGGGCTTCGGCATCTCCTCGGCCTACGACGCCCGCAAGAACCTCTCGATCCCGGCGGCACCGTCGGTCGCCCTGAACTATGCACGTTCCGCGAAGGAGAACAAGTGA
- a CDS encoding CDP-alcohol phosphatidyltransferase family protein: MESTNGVSGRIVTVPNALSFLRLLGAPFFFWLILAEHDWWALLVLVISGFTDYADGKLARLLNQTSRLGQLLDPAADRLYILATIVALAIREVIPWWLVSVLLGREVFVAALGPVIRRHRLPLPPVSFIGKAATFNLIYAFPLVLLGEQGGAVGEFARPLGWAFVWWGTALYWVAGFFYAVQVRQMVHDKSARTR, encoded by the coding sequence GTGGAATCGACGAATGGGGTGAGCGGGCGCATCGTGACAGTGCCCAACGCCTTGTCGTTCCTCCGGCTGCTCGGCGCACCCTTCTTCTTCTGGCTGATCCTTGCCGAGCACGACTGGTGGGCACTGCTGGTGCTGGTGATTTCGGGCTTCACCGACTACGCCGATGGCAAACTGGCCCGCCTGCTCAATCAGACCTCCCGCCTGGGCCAACTGCTCGATCCTGCGGCCGATCGCCTCTACATCCTGGCAACGATCGTCGCGCTCGCCATCCGCGAGGTCATCCCGTGGTGGCTGGTGAGCGTGCTGCTGGGTCGCGAGGTCTTCGTGGCTGCTCTCGGCCCGGTCATTCGCCGTCACCGGTTGCCGTTGCCCCCGGTTTCCTTCATCGGCAAGGCGGCCACGTTCAATCTGATCTACGCCTTCCCGTTGGTGTTGCTCGGCGAACAGGGCGGCGCAGTCGGCGAGTTCGCACGTCCGCTGGGTTGGGCTTTCGTGTGGTGGGGTACGGCGCTCTACTGGGTGGCCGGCTTCTTCTACGCCGTCCAGGTGCGCCAGATGGTTCATGACAAGAGCGCCCGGACACGCTGA
- the fdhD gene encoding formate dehydrogenase accessory sulfurtransferase FdhD, whose product MGRRTARRRLTQVSFTGAQVRIRERAEEVAVEEPLEIRVAGQTVTVTMRLPGNDMELVHGLLVAEGIVHAKDDVLVARYCADTDTMNVIDVTLSDGPRPLPVNAQRTLVMHGGCGLCGKASIDAITGSCPPATVEVDVVDASVIRGLADKLLAQQPVRARTGGTHGAGLFTRSGDLVVAREDIGRHNAVDKVIGWSVMNDHDRSADVLMVSSRASFDIVQKAAMAGIGVLCCVSAPSELAIDAAQETGVTLVAFDRGDRFTICTHAKRITIGAQPAPASDAVGVDA is encoded by the coding sequence ATGGGGCGTCGCACGGCACGCAGGCGGCTCACCCAGGTCTCGTTCACCGGCGCGCAGGTGCGCATCAGGGAGCGCGCCGAGGAGGTTGCGGTCGAGGAGCCCTTGGAGATCCGGGTGGCGGGGCAGACCGTCACCGTCACGATGCGGCTCCCCGGCAACGACATGGAACTCGTCCACGGGCTCCTGGTGGCCGAGGGCATCGTGCACGCCAAGGACGATGTATTGGTCGCGAGGTACTGCGCCGACACCGACACCATGAATGTCATCGACGTGACGCTCAGCGACGGCCCGCGTCCGCTCCCGGTGAACGCCCAGCGCACGCTGGTGATGCACGGCGGCTGTGGGCTCTGCGGCAAGGCGAGCATCGACGCGATCACCGGCTCCTGCCCGCCCGCGACGGTCGAAGTGGATGTCGTCGACGCGAGCGTCATTCGCGGGCTCGCTGACAAGCTGTTGGCACAGCAACCGGTCCGGGCTCGCACCGGCGGGACGCATGGCGCCGGTCTGTTCACCCGCAGCGGAGACCTGGTCGTAGCCCGGGAGGACATCGGGCGACACAACGCCGTCGACAAGGTGATCGGCTGGTCGGTCATGAACGACCACGACCGCAGCGCGGACGTGCTGATGGTGTCGTCCCGGGCCTCCTTCGACATCGTGCAGAAGGCAGCCATGGCCGGAATCGGGGTGCTGTGCTGCGTCTCGGCTCCGTCGGAGTTGGCCATCGATGCTGCTCAGGAAACCGGAGTCACCCTGGTGGCCTTCGACCGTGGTGACCGCTTCACCATCTGTACCCATGCCAAACGGATCACGATCGGAGCACAGCCCGCACCTGCATCGGACGCTGTCGGCGTCGACGCATAG
- a CDS encoding DUF2207 domain-containing protein: protein MTKTDVEALGVSAVVLLFAVIAVVWLWWRRRDEEFTGVTPGLLPADPRAASTRRVRGGKEWKGTVAVAFSPPRGIGPAVAGTVVDGKVDARDLAAMLVDLSLRGWFVIEKLGANDWRLVPNTHAPQDDQLSPAEQRMMAALFPHGAPVLMSTLKQHFGLTLRQVQIDLYREMINRGWYRRHPRSRSSWTTVIGILLLIGSAVAAGGAYQLWKQQDAVYAFAIPAATAVAAVLFFTLGRGRAPRTAEGTAARIQTLGFEKYLATAEADQIKFEEAAGLFTRYLPFAIVFGLADRWAKVIGDVMKRAQFDGAMGDFGDVMFDPMAWYAMDGVLNLAGDGIGALIDVASGVDIAGGLADVTSAFGDFTSSASDIFSEADGCLDGCDGCDLGCIDF, encoded by the coding sequence GTGACGAAGACTGACGTGGAGGCATTGGGCGTCTCTGCAGTGGTGTTGTTGTTCGCGGTGATCGCCGTGGTCTGGTTGTGGTGGCGCCGCCGCGACGAGGAGTTCACCGGCGTCACCCCAGGACTGTTGCCCGCCGACCCGCGAGCGGCGTCGACCAGGCGGGTGCGCGGGGGCAAGGAATGGAAGGGCACGGTCGCGGTGGCCTTCTCCCCTCCCCGGGGCATCGGCCCGGCGGTTGCCGGCACCGTTGTTGACGGCAAGGTCGATGCGCGCGACCTCGCGGCGATGCTGGTCGATCTGTCGTTGCGCGGGTGGTTCGTCATCGAGAAGCTCGGCGCGAACGACTGGCGCTTGGTGCCGAACACCCATGCGCCGCAAGACGATCAGCTCTCCCCGGCCGAGCAGAGAATGATGGCCGCGCTCTTCCCGCACGGTGCACCCGTGTTGATGAGCACGCTCAAGCAGCACTTCGGTCTGACGCTGCGCCAAGTGCAGATCGATCTCTACCGAGAGATGATCAACCGCGGTTGGTATCGCAGGCACCCGCGATCGCGCAGCTCATGGACGACGGTGATCGGCATTCTGCTGTTGATCGGCAGCGCGGTGGCAGCCGGTGGGGCGTACCAGCTGTGGAAGCAGCAGGACGCCGTGTACGCCTTTGCGATTCCTGCCGCGACGGCGGTTGCCGCCGTGCTGTTCTTCACGCTCGGACGCGGACGTGCTCCGCGCACTGCAGAAGGCACCGCCGCCCGCATCCAGACTCTCGGCTTCGAGAAGTACCTCGCCACCGCCGAGGCCGATCAGATCAAGTTCGAGGAAGCGGCCGGGCTCTTCACCCGCTACCTGCCGTTCGCCATCGTCTTCGGGCTGGCCGACCGATGGGCGAAGGTCATCGGCGACGTCATGAAGCGGGCCCAGTTCGACGGGGCGATGGGCGATTTCGGCGATGTGATGTTCGATCCGATGGCGTGGTATGCGATGGACGGCGTCCTCAACCTTGCCGGTGACGGAATCGGCGCCCTGATCGACGTGGCCAGCGGTGTCGACATCGCCGGCGGCCTGGCCGACGTCACCAGCGCCTTCGGCGACTTCACCTCCTCGGCCAGCGACATCTTCAGCGAGGCGGACGGGTGCCTGGACGGCTGCGACGGCTGCGACCTCGGCTGCATCGACTTCTGA
- a CDS encoding magnesium transporter CorA family protein — protein sequence MGMGSGTAQLNCRVWRDGELVAQTVGRDEILASLRDPTTLVWLDLVDASPAHLEPLIEALHLPPTEVEDAFARHERPKVSRHGDHLFFTAYSAQLVGGDRRDDHQDRLEVHQISGFMLPAALVTIRGSDFDMEPVLRTWDDNADLLQYGPRALVHGLMDTIVDGHFATIQTLDDEIERLEDVLFEADRTGPHFLREVYAMRKNLVALRRVVLPMREVVNGLLRHAGRTNTELDSWFDDLYDHILRAAEWTESLRDMVTSLFETNLSLQDARLNTTMRQLAAWAAIIAVPTAITGWFGQNVPYPGFSKPAGLWMSAVLIVALSSGLWWVFRKRGWLGRSL from the coding sequence GAATTGCCGAGTGTGGCGCGACGGCGAGTTGGTCGCGCAGACGGTGGGCCGCGACGAGATCCTGGCATCGCTGCGTGACCCCACCACGCTGGTGTGGCTCGACCTCGTCGACGCCAGCCCGGCGCACCTCGAGCCCTTGATCGAGGCGCTGCACCTTCCGCCGACCGAGGTGGAGGACGCATTCGCCAGGCACGAGCGCCCGAAAGTGAGCCGACACGGTGACCACCTGTTCTTCACCGCATATTCGGCGCAACTCGTGGGTGGCGATCGCCGCGACGACCACCAGGACCGGCTCGAGGTGCACCAGATATCGGGCTTCATGCTGCCGGCGGCGCTGGTCACGATCAGGGGCAGCGACTTCGACATGGAGCCCGTACTGCGCACCTGGGACGACAACGCCGACCTGCTGCAGTACGGTCCCCGCGCGCTGGTGCACGGGCTGATGGACACGATCGTCGACGGTCACTTCGCCACCATCCAGACCCTCGATGACGAGATCGAACGCCTTGAGGACGTGCTCTTCGAAGCCGACCGCACCGGTCCGCACTTCCTGCGGGAGGTCTATGCGATGCGCAAGAACCTCGTCGCGCTGCGGCGAGTCGTGCTGCCGATGCGCGAAGTGGTCAACGGACTGCTACGGCACGCCGGACGAACGAACACCGAGCTCGACAGCTGGTTCGACGATCTCTACGACCACATCCTGCGCGCCGCCGAATGGACAGAATCCCTGCGCGACATGGTCACCTCGCTGTTCGAGACGAACCTGTCGTTGCAGGACGCACGACTCAACACCACCATGCGTCAACTGGCAGCCTGGGCGGCCATCATTGCCGTACCCACGGCAATCACCGGGTGGTTCGGACAGAACGTGCCCTACCCAGGGTTCTCCAAGCCCGCGGGTCTGTGGATGAGCGCGGTGCTGATCGTCGCCCTGTCGAGTGGGCTGTGGTGGGTCTTCCGCAAGCGGGGTTGGTTGGGCCGTTCGCTCTGA